In Bombus affinis isolate iyBomAffi1 chromosome 8, iyBomAffi1.2, whole genome shotgun sequence, the following proteins share a genomic window:
- the LOC126919771 gene encoding hippocalcin-like protein 4 isoform X3: MSNSLNIDNKSIEQIRDRISLSLKMQRSFKKMKRSIRKITETSTSVQPHCVFVENMQDDEKQPLYIFPERLSYLTYQTGFSKDEIRKLYRVFKQHCPKGAVTTNDLKPAYAKLFPLGDPAKYAQIVFNAFDKDRDGIVSFADLLNEVALIINGDIDQKLSWIFRFYDLNGDGYITRKEMLVIMSAIYEMLHNGQIIQRMANRHVDKVFEKMDVDKDGVISQEEFMSICKNDSVIQKQLAIFNQFW; this comes from the exons ATGTCTAATAGTCTCAATATTGATAATAAGAGTATCGAGCAGATTAGAGATCGTATAAGCCTCTCGTTAAAAATGCAACGGAGCTTCAAGAAGATGAAGAGGAGTATCCGAAAGATAACTG AAACTTCGACGAGTGTTCAACCTCACTGCGTTTTCGTAGAGAACATGCAAGACGATGAGAAACAACCGCTGTACATATTTCCGGAACGGCTCTCTTATTTAACGTACCAAACGGGATTTTCGAAGGATGAGATACGAAAGCTGTATCGAGTCTTTAAACAGCATTGTCCGAAAGGGGCCGTAACCACGAACGATCTGAAACCAGCGTACGCAAAATTATTTCCGTTAGGAGACCCGGCGAAATACGCGCAAATCGTTTTTAACGCTTTTGATAAGGATAGGGATGGTATCGTTAGCTTCGCGGATCTCCTTAATGAAGTTGCTTTAATTATTAACGGTGATATAGATCAAAaactctcctggattttcag ATTTTATGACTTAAACGGAGACGGTTATATCACAAGAAAGGAAATGCTAGTTATAATGTCCGCAATTTATGAGATGCTACATAACGGACAGATTATTCAACGGATGGCAAACAGACACGTGGACAAAGTTTTCGAAAAGATGGATGTTGATAAGGATGGAGTTATATCTCAGGAAGAATTTATGAGTATTTGTAAAAAT GATAGTGTAATTCAAAAACAGCTGGCAATATTTAATCAGTTTTGGTGa
- the LOC126919774 gene encoding vesicle transport protein SEC20 isoform X1: protein MDTEHHAIEFIRQDIVKNHLQVTAVIQDIQQCIGPLELLNKLNAEGRANIAALKSSIDKLISLAERESSEKKKVELLAEVDTYRQQLNTSLAAFRKANVVSVCVIDKLAKKELLSMSKEQQEMLSMPEEEQAAIRRRHDKRNLANTSSQLSDKLLSISRHLAETTQKSADTLDTLIISSDKVTTTKDELEHQQQVIVQSGKLLGKYGRREVTDKALVTLAFAFFLACVFYILQKRIF, encoded by the exons ATGGACACCGAGCACCATGCAATAGAATTTATTCGTCAAGATATCGTAAAAAATCATCTTCAAGTTACAGCTGTAATACaa GATATCCAACAATGTATTGGCCCTTTGGAATTACTTAATAAATTAAACGCAGAAGGCAGAGCAAATATAGCAGCTTTAAAGTCATCTATAGATAAATTAATATCATTAGCAGAGAGAGAATCCTCAGAGAAAAAGAAAGTAGAATTACTGGCAGAGGTAGATACTTACAGGCAGCAACTCAATACTTCTTTAGCTGCGTTTCGTAAAGCCAATGTTGTTAGCGTATGTGTGATAGATAAGCTGGCTAAAAAAGAACTGCTCTCCATGTCCAAGGAGCAGCAAGAAATGCTTTCCATGCCTGAAGAGGAGCAGGCTGCTATTCGTAGGAGGCACGACAAGCGAAATCTAGCAAATACGTCGAGTCAACTTTCTGACAAACTTTTAAGTATATCTAGACATTTAGCCGAAACGACTCAGAAAAGCGCGGATACATTGGATACACTGA TAATATCATCGGACAAAGTTACCACTACCAAAGACGAATTAGAACATCAACAACAAGTTATAGTTCAATCTGGAAAACTTTTAGGCAAATATGGTAGAAGGGAAGTTACCGATAAAGCTTTAGTAACATTGGCATTTGCATTTTTCCTTGCCTGcgttttttacattttacagaAAAGAATATTTTGA
- the LOC126919774 gene encoding vesicle transport protein SEC20 isoform X2, whose translation MDTEHHAIEFIRQDIVKNHLQVTAVIQDIQQCIGPLELLNKLNAEGRANIAALKSSIDKLISLAERESSEKKKVELLAEEQQEMLSMPEEEQAAIRRRHDKRNLANTSSQLSDKLLSISRHLAETTQKSADTLDTLIISSDKVTTTKDELEHQQQVIVQSGKLLGKYGRREVTDKALVTLAFAFFLACVFYILQKRIF comes from the exons ATGGACACCGAGCACCATGCAATAGAATTTATTCGTCAAGATATCGTAAAAAATCATCTTCAAGTTACAGCTGTAATACaa GATATCCAACAATGTATTGGCCCTTTGGAATTACTTAATAAATTAAACGCAGAAGGCAGAGCAAATATAGCAGCTTTAAAGTCATCTATAGATAAATTAATATCATTAGCAGAGAGAGAATCCTCAGAGAAAAAGAAAGTAGAATTACTGGCAGAG GAGCAGCAAGAAATGCTTTCCATGCCTGAAGAGGAGCAGGCTGCTATTCGTAGGAGGCACGACAAGCGAAATCTAGCAAATACGTCGAGTCAACTTTCTGACAAACTTTTAAGTATATCTAGACATTTAGCCGAAACGACTCAGAAAAGCGCGGATACATTGGATACACTGA TAATATCATCGGACAAAGTTACCACTACCAAAGACGAATTAGAACATCAACAACAAGTTATAGTTCAATCTGGAAAACTTTTAGGCAAATATGGTAGAAGGGAAGTTACCGATAAAGCTTTAGTAACATTGGCATTTGCATTTTTCCTTGCCTGcgttttttacattttacagaAAAGAATATTTTGA
- the LOC126919771 gene encoding calsenilin-like isoform X4, with the protein MIISLIVNCPTFAVLLCQEIFNDHIRITIMSNSLNIDNKSIEQIRDRISLSLKMQRSFKKMKRSIRKITETSTSVQPHCVFVENMQDDEKQPLYIFPERLSYLTYQTGFSKDEIRKLYRVFKQHCPKGAVTTNDLKPAFYDLNGDGYITRKEMLVIMSAIYEMLHNGQIIQRMANRHVDKVFEKMDVDKDGVISQEEFMSICKNDSVIQKQLAIFNQFW; encoded by the exons ATGATAATTTCGTTGATTGTGAACTGTCCTACATTTGCTGTGCTCCTATGTCAAG AAATTTTTAACGACCATATTCGTATCACGATAATGTCTAATAGTCTCAATATTGATAATAAGAGTATCGAGCAGATTAGAGATCGTATAAGCCTCTCGTTAAAAATGCAACGGAGCTTCAAGAAGATGAAGAGGAGTATCCGAAAGATAACTG AAACTTCGACGAGTGTTCAACCTCACTGCGTTTTCGTAGAGAACATGCAAGACGATGAGAAACAACCGCTGTACATATTTCCGGAACGGCTCTCTTATTTAACGTACCAAACGGGATTTTCGAAGGATGAGATACGAAAGCTGTATCGAGTCTTTAAACAGCATTGTCCGAAAGGGGCCGTAACCACGAACGATCTGAAACCAGC ATTTTATGACTTAAACGGAGACGGTTATATCACAAGAAAGGAAATGCTAGTTATAATGTCCGCAATTTATGAGATGCTACATAACGGACAGATTATTCAACGGATGGCAAACAGACACGTGGACAAAGTTTTCGAAAAGATGGATGTTGATAAGGATGGAGTTATATCTCAGGAAGAATTTATGAGTATTTGTAAAAAT GATAGTGTAATTCAAAAACAGCTGGCAATATTTAATCAGTTTTGGTGa
- the LOC126919761 gene encoding isocitrate dehydrogenase [NAD] subunit beta, mitochondrial: protein MALLARNICKVFSQTAQKGAVRCLHVGTVHRQESAVEQEGKVKCTLIPGDGVGPELVVSVQSVFKAANVPVEFEPYFLSEVNPTLSAPLEQVSNSIARNRVCLKGILATPDHSMTGELQTLNMKLRKSLDLYSNVVHVKSLPGVTCRHKNVDCIIIREQTEGEYSALEHESVKGVVECLKIVTAVKSQRIAKFAFDYAVKHNRKKVTCVHKANIMKLGDGLFLKSCQEIAKMYPRITFETMIVDNCTMQMVSNPHQFDVMVLPNLYGNILDNVASGLVGGAGVVAGASYSPECVVFEPGARHTYSEAVGKNVANPTAMLLCAVKLLRHVNLKRYSEQIKDALNRVLNDGKVLTKDLGGQSSTTDFTTAVINCLR from the exons ATGGCTCTACTCGCGAGGAACATCTGCAAAGTATTTTCACAG aCTGCTCAAAAAGGAGCTGTCAGATGTTTGCATGTAGGAACAGTACATCGACAAGAATCT GCAGTTGAACAGGAGGGAAAGGTAAAATGCACGCTTATACCAGGAGACGGTGTAGGGCCAGAATTAGTAGTGTCCGTTCAAAGTGTTTTCAAAGCTGCGAATGTGCCAGTTGAATTTGAACCTTATTTTCTCTCAGAAGTAAATCCAACTCTAAGTGCACCCCTTGAACAAGTATCCAATAGTATTGCAAGAAATCGAGTATGCCTGAAG GGTATTTTAGCAACACCGGATCATTCTATGACTGGGGAACTTCAAACGTTGAACATGAAATTACGTAAAAGTTTAGATTTATACTCAAATGTTGTACATGTAAAATCTTTACCTGGTGTTACATGCCGGCATAAGAATGTAgattgtattattattagagAACAAACAGAAGGAGAATATTCTGCATTAGAACATGAGTCTGTAAAGGGAGTAGTGGAGTGTTTAAAAATAGTAACTGCAGTTAAAAGCCAAAGGATTGCAAAATTTGCATTTGATTATGCAGTGAAACATAATCGTAAGAAAGTCACTTGCGTCCACAAAGCCAATATCATGAAGCTTGGTGATGGTCTTTTCTTAAAATCATGCCAAGAAATTGCTAAGATGTATCCTAG AATTACATTTGAAACAATGATTGTGGATAATTGTACAATGCAAATGGTATCTAATCCACATCAGTTTGATGTAATGGTATTACcaaatttatatggtaatatctTGGACAATGTGGCATCTGGACTGGTCGGTGGTGCCGGGGTGGTTGCAGGTGCTAGTTATAGTCCCGAGTGTGTTGTCTTTGAGCCG GGTGCAAGACACACATATTCAGAAGCCGTTGGTAAAAACGTTGCAAATCCTACTGCTATGCTTTTGTGCGCTGTTAAACTTCTGCGCCATGTGAATTTAAAACGTTATAGTGAACAAATTAAGGATGCATTAAATCGTGTTTTAAATGATGGAAAAGTATTAACAAAGGATTTGGGCGGACAAAGTTCTACAACAGATTTTACAACTGCTGTAATAAACTGCCTTCGTTAA
- the LOC126919771 gene encoding hippocalcin-like protein 4 isoform X1, which yields MIISLIVNCPTFAVLLCQEIFNDHIRITIMSNSLNIDNKSIEQIRDRISLSLKMQRSFKKMKRSIRKITETSTSVQPHCVFVENMQDDEKQPLYIFPERLSYLTYQTGFSKDEIRKLYRVFKQHCPKGAVTTNDLKPAYAKLFPLGDPAKYAQIVFNAFDKDRDGIVSFADLLNEVALIINGDIDQKLSWIFRFYDLNGDGYITRKEMLVIMSAIYEMLHNGQIIQRMANRHVDKVFEKMDVDKDGVISQEEFMSICKNDSVIQKQLAIFNQFW from the exons ATGATAATTTCGTTGATTGTGAACTGTCCTACATTTGCTGTGCTCCTATGTCAAG AAATTTTTAACGACCATATTCGTATCACGATAATGTCTAATAGTCTCAATATTGATAATAAGAGTATCGAGCAGATTAGAGATCGTATAAGCCTCTCGTTAAAAATGCAACGGAGCTTCAAGAAGATGAAGAGGAGTATCCGAAAGATAACTG AAACTTCGACGAGTGTTCAACCTCACTGCGTTTTCGTAGAGAACATGCAAGACGATGAGAAACAACCGCTGTACATATTTCCGGAACGGCTCTCTTATTTAACGTACCAAACGGGATTTTCGAAGGATGAGATACGAAAGCTGTATCGAGTCTTTAAACAGCATTGTCCGAAAGGGGCCGTAACCACGAACGATCTGAAACCAGCGTACGCAAAATTATTTCCGTTAGGAGACCCGGCGAAATACGCGCAAATCGTTTTTAACGCTTTTGATAAGGATAGGGATGGTATCGTTAGCTTCGCGGATCTCCTTAATGAAGTTGCTTTAATTATTAACGGTGATATAGATCAAAaactctcctggattttcag ATTTTATGACTTAAACGGAGACGGTTATATCACAAGAAAGGAAATGCTAGTTATAATGTCCGCAATTTATGAGATGCTACATAACGGACAGATTATTCAACGGATGGCAAACAGACACGTGGACAAAGTTTTCGAAAAGATGGATGTTGATAAGGATGGAGTTATATCTCAGGAAGAATTTATGAGTATTTGTAAAAAT GATAGTGTAATTCAAAAACAGCTGGCAATATTTAATCAGTTTTGGTGa
- the LOC126919771 gene encoding hippocalcin-like protein 4 isoform X2, with the protein MIISLIVNCPTFAVLLCQEIFNDHIRITIMSNSLNIDNKSIEQIRDRISLSLKMQRSFKKMKRSIRKITENMQDDEKQPLYIFPERLSYLTYQTGFSKDEIRKLYRVFKQHCPKGAVTTNDLKPAYAKLFPLGDPAKYAQIVFNAFDKDRDGIVSFADLLNEVALIINGDIDQKLSWIFRFYDLNGDGYITRKEMLVIMSAIYEMLHNGQIIQRMANRHVDKVFEKMDVDKDGVISQEEFMSICKNDSVIQKQLAIFNQFW; encoded by the exons ATGATAATTTCGTTGATTGTGAACTGTCCTACATTTGCTGTGCTCCTATGTCAAG AAATTTTTAACGACCATATTCGTATCACGATAATGTCTAATAGTCTCAATATTGATAATAAGAGTATCGAGCAGATTAGAGATCGTATAAGCCTCTCGTTAAAAATGCAACGGAGCTTCAAGAAGATGAAGAGGAGTATCCGAAAGATAACTG AGAACATGCAAGACGATGAGAAACAACCGCTGTACATATTTCCGGAACGGCTCTCTTATTTAACGTACCAAACGGGATTTTCGAAGGATGAGATACGAAAGCTGTATCGAGTCTTTAAACAGCATTGTCCGAAAGGGGCCGTAACCACGAACGATCTGAAACCAGCGTACGCAAAATTATTTCCGTTAGGAGACCCGGCGAAATACGCGCAAATCGTTTTTAACGCTTTTGATAAGGATAGGGATGGTATCGTTAGCTTCGCGGATCTCCTTAATGAAGTTGCTTTAATTATTAACGGTGATATAGATCAAAaactctcctggattttcag ATTTTATGACTTAAACGGAGACGGTTATATCACAAGAAAGGAAATGCTAGTTATAATGTCCGCAATTTATGAGATGCTACATAACGGACAGATTATTCAACGGATGGCAAACAGACACGTGGACAAAGTTTTCGAAAAGATGGATGTTGATAAGGATGGAGTTATATCTCAGGAAGAATTTATGAGTATTTGTAAAAAT GATAGTGTAATTCAAAAACAGCTGGCAATATTTAATCAGTTTTGGTGa
- the LOC126919755 gene encoding methenyltetrahydrofolate synthase domain-containing protein, which produces MTEEQLPPEVTKHSFRQKVWDYLMKNDLVNFPLTVYDRIPNFKGAAEAAQRLADLEIFKEAKIIKINPDKPQEPVRFLALEANKEMLVPIPRLRTGLFLHVTPIAGSSKSELRTLSKIHGLTEAGKPLGVDSKIKIDLVILGSVCVSHDGYRLGKGKGFADLEFAMMMRMGAVTQDTIVITTVHDCQVFDSLPPEIFKEYDVPVDIIVTPTQTIIVNPKLKKPSCIMWHMLSERRIKSMPVLQQLKEMDEKEGKIVTLKEEDSDIEIQKSYRSHYIKNKRRSKTKKAASSGKDVNEERGEQVKPRSPKKRAFNKIKSGDDNVFSDVAEAKVERNDKNMQQRRKNLRLKSKSQVEFSLKLSNISYGARIRDLKNALSERGIKPNEITWLGYRGICYLHFNKLRKNNSLSEQPIQVDSIMANLQQLCIGMKSSGNVNDFIVVEPAKPISRIEVTDVTSV; this is translated from the exons atGACTGAAGAACAATTGC CACCAGAAGTGACTAagcatagttttcgtcaaaaagTATGGGATTATTTGATGAAGAACGATTTAGTCAATTTTCCTCTTACTGTCTATGATCGTATACCGAATTTCAAAGGTGCTGCCGAAGCAGCACAGCGCTTGGCAGATTTGGAAATTTTCAAAGAGGCAAAAATTATAAAGATAAATCCGGACAAACCCCAAGAACCTGTAAGATTCTTAGCATTAGAAGCTAATAAGGAAATGTTAGTTCCAATTCCCAGACTGAGAACCGGTTTGTTTCTTCATGTTACACCAATCGCTGGTTCCTCGAAAAGTGAATTGAGGACATTATCAAAAATTCATGGCTTGACGGAAGCTGGTAAACCACTTGGCGTAGATTCTAAAATAAAG ATAGACCTTGTGATATTGGGATCAGTGTGTGTGAGCCACGATGGATACAGACTTGGTAAAGGCAAAGGATTCGCAGATTTAGAATTTGCTATGATGATGAGGATGGGCGCAGTCACACAGGATACTATAGTTATTACAACTGTGCACGACTGTCAAGTCTTTGATAGTCTTCCACctgaaatatttaaagaatacgATGTACCTGTCGATATAATCGTTACACCTACTcaaacaataatagtaaatcCAAAGTTAAAGAAGCCCAGTTGTATTATGTGGCATATGCTTAGCGAAAGAAGAATTAAATCTATGCCGGTATTACAACAATTGAAAGAAATGGATGAAAA AGAAGGCAAAATAGTAACTCTGAAGGAGGAGGATTCGGACATAGAAATACAAAAGTCTTATCGTTCtcattacataaaaaataagaGACGTTCCAAAACAAAAAAAGCTGCGTCAAGTGGTAAAGACGTTAATGAAGAAAGAGGGGAACAAGTAAAACCACGTTCTCCTAAAAAACGTGCATTCAATAAGATCAAATCAGGGGACGATAATGTATTTTCCGATGTTGCAGAA GCGAAAGTGGAAAGAAACGATAAGAATATGCAGCAACGTCGTAAAAATCTAAGACTGAAGTCTAAATCTCAGGTTGAATTTTCCTTGAAATTGTCAAATATTTCATATGGCGCCAGAATACGTGATTTGAAAAATGCATTATCGGAGCGTGGTATAAAACCAAATGAAATAACCTGGCTAGGATATCGCGGGATTTGTTATCTCCACTTCAATAAACTTAGAAAGAATAATAGTTTATCGGAACAACCGATACAGGTTGATTCAATAATGGCAAATTTACAACAGCTATGTATCGGGATGAAATCTAGCGGAAATGTGAACGATTTTATAGTGGTAGAACCCGCTAAACCAATATCTAGAATCGAAGTCACGGACGTGACTTCGGTTTAG